A window of the Theileria parva strain Muguga chromosome 2, complete sequence, whole genome shotgun sequence genome harbors these coding sequences:
- a CDS encoding putative integral membrane protein, translating into MVSIKDKLLSSHRSNVYSSFGGHLNVFYSVLLFNFLDVCILCYFWFLFANAIKQFDCNAFLVDMIVNSVLTVTPLTTLIKSDLLFYIAFVINFFKFWHICHIVGKFSGLVAFHSLRLSRTNQSALNRYYIQRLGIYFNAMLFCLGRLVLIIVSVWYSLVLQKIRFVGGTGFEKKPASVFEEEALEEYLRDKDHTHTKDLDNAHEFTLEPIP; encoded by the coding sequence ATGGTATCGATAAAGGATAAGTTATTATCATCGCATAGATCGAATGTGTATTCATCGTTTGGCGGTCATTTGAATGTGTTTTACagtgttttattatttaactttttggATGTTTGTATTTTATGTTACTTCTGGTTCCTCTTTGCCAATGCTATTAAGCAGTTTGACTGTAACGCTTTTCTGGTGGATATGATCGTCAACTCCGTTCTCACCGTTACTCCGCTCACTACGCTAATCAAATCCGATCTATTATTCTACATTGCGTTTGtaattaacttttttaaattttggcATATTTGCCACATTGTGGGCAAATTTTCCGGTCTAGTGGCGTTTCACTCACTCAGACTCTCTCGCACTAATCAAAGCGCTCTGAACAGATATTACATACAAAGACTCGGCATTTACTTTAACGCCATGTTATTTTGTCTCGGAAGACTTGTGCTGATTATAGTCTCTGTCTGGTACTCGCTAGTGCTCCAGAAGATACGATTCGTAGGCGGCACCGGCTTTGAAAAGAAACCAGCCTCAGTCTTCGAAGAAGAAGCACTGGAAGAATATCTAAGAGATAAAGATCACACACACACCAAGGATCTAGATAACGCACACGAATTCACACTCGAACCCATTCCATAA